A stretch of DNA from Paenibacillus albus:
TCCGGAAGAGTGCAGAGCGTGTTTCCCTTAAGGATGCGCTTACAAGCCATTATGAGATTACGGTACTGACACCTTTGCTAATCGAACAACTTGCGGATGTAGCTCCTGACAGCGGGCTGAAGCAGCTGCTAGCGCCAGGTCAAGAAGGCGAGCTCCGGTCGTACTGCAAAGGGCGAGATCTGCTGGATTTGGTACAGGATTACGACTTGAAGGGGCTAAGCGCTAAAGCATTCACGGCTCAACTGCGCAAGCTGCCTCCAAGACTATATTCCATCGCAAGCAGCGGAAGAGCTTACCCAGACGAAGTGCATCTTACAATTCGCAAGGTGCATTATGAGAATTTGGGAAGAGTCCGTTATGGCGTTTGCTCGACATTCGTATCCGAACGGCTTGAAGCAGGTCAGAATCTGCCGCTGTTCGTGCAGGAGAATCCAAACTTCAAGCTGCCATCTGATCCAGAGACGCCAATCATTATGATTGGTCCAGGAACTGGAGTAGCGCCATTCCGAGCGTTCCTTGGTGAGCGGGAAGAGCTTGGTGCGGAAGGGAAGACATGGTTGTTCTATGGCGACCAGCATTTCTCGTCAGATTTCCTCTATCAAGTGGAATGGCAGCGCTGGCTGAAGGATGGCGTTCTGACTCGGATGGATGTTGCGTTCTCTCGGGATACGGATCAGAAAGTTTACGTTCAGCATCGGATGCTGGAGCACAGTAAGGACTTGTATCAATGGCTTCAAGAAGGAGCCGTTGTCTATATTTGCGGAGACGAGAAGAAGATGGCGCATGACGTACAAGCGACTCTGCTGGCCATTCTTAAGCAGGAAGGCGGCTTAAACGATGAAGACGCAGCTGCTTACTTATCGAGGATGCAGCAAGAGAAACGCTATCAACGGGATGTCTATTAAGGAGGTTAGCGATCATGTCAGACAATCACTTGTTGTCGTCCAACAGTGCACCGCATAGCGATGTAGAGGCGATCAAGGAAAGAAGCGATTATTTGCGCGGAACGCTGGAAGAGACTTTGCAGGATCGGATTACCGGTTCGATCTCAGAGGACGATAACCGGCTTATGAAATTCCACGGCAGCTACATGCAGGATGACCGCGATGTCCGTAATGAGCGGAACCGGCAGAAGCTGGAGCCTGCTTACCAGTTCATGGTTCGTGTTCGCGCAGCTGGAGGTATCGTCTCCCCTGAGCAGTGGCTGATGATGGACCGAATAGCGCAGAAATACGCGAATGATACGATTCGGTTGACGACAAGACAGTCGTTCCAGCTGCACGGCGTAATTAAATGGAATATGAAGCAGGTTATCCAAGAGGTGAACGATGAGCTGCTGAGCACACTCGCTGCTTGCGGAGATGTTAACCGTAACGTTATGTGCAACCCGAATCCTTATCTGTCGGAAGTACATGAAGAGGTCTATGAGTGGGCAAAGCGTGTAAGCGCGCATCTTGATCCACACACGAGAGCCTACCATGAATTGTGGCTCAATGAGGAGAAGGTTGCGAGCAGCGATGACGGCGTAGAACAGGAACCGATCTATGGCAAAGTGTATTTGCCGCGTAAATTCAAGATCGGTATCGCGATACCGCCGGCGAATGAGGTCGATGTATTCTCTCAAGACCTTGGCTACATTGCCATTCATGAGAACGGTCGACTGCTCGGCTTCAATGTCATAGTCGGCGGTGGAATGGGCATGTCGCATGGCGATCCGAAGACGTACCCGCAGGTGGCTCGTACGATTGGGTTCGTAAAACCTGAGCAAATGGTTGATGTTGCGGAGAAAACGGTTATGATTCAGCGGGATTACGGTGACCGTGCGGTTCGTAAGCATGCGAGATTCAAATATACGATTGACGATCGCGGACTTGAATGGTTTATTGATGAGCTGCAGCAGCGTCTTGGCTGGAAGCTGGAAGAAGCGCGTTCATATCATTTTGACCATAATGGAGATCGGTACGGCTGGGTGAAGGGGAGCAACAACAACTGGCATTATACGTTGTTTATTCAGAACGGCCGTGTCAAGGATGACGGTGGTTATCAGCTGATGACGGGGCTGCGCGAGATTGCGAAGATTCATAAAGGGGACTTCCGTCTTACGCCTAACCAGAACCTCATTATCGGAAATGTATCCAGTCAGCGCAAGAAGAAAATCGATCAGCTTATTGAGACTTACAAGCTGACTGACGGAGCGATTTATTCGGCTCTTCGTCGTAATTCAATGGCCTGTGTCGCTTTACCGACTTGCGGACTTGCGATGGCGGAATCGGAGCGCTATCTTCCTACGCTGATCGATAAGCTCGATCTGGTGATGGATGAAGCTGGTTTGAGCGACGACGAGATCGTCATTCGGATGACCGGCTGTCCGAACGGCTGCGCTCGCCCTGCATTAGCAGAGGTTTCGTTCATCGGAAAAGCGCCGGGCAAATACAATATGTACTTGGGAGGCGGCTTTGCCGGCAACCGACTCAACAAGCTGTATCGCGAGAACATCGGGGAGAACGAGATTCTGAGCGAGCTGCGTCCGATCCTGCTCAAGTACGCTAAGGAGCGTAAGGATGGCGAGCACTTCGGAGACTTCTGCATCCGCGCGGAGTATGTGAAGGAAGTTCACTCGGGATTGGATTTTCACGATTAGTCGTTCGTGAACAGCCGTTATCAACTCAGCTTCATATCATGCAGACTGATGTTTTTGTAACACTTCTTCTCAATTTCCAAATGCTGTGTTAAAGTTTAATAAATGCATAAGGTTGTGAAGTACACACCGCTCATTCTGGACACGACGTGTCCCGGGATTGGGCGGTTTTTTTTTATTTAATAATGCGAGGAGAGTGCTAGAAATGAACTTTCAGAGGGCATATCAGAATTGGTATGAGGAACAGCGAGTGAACGCACAAGGGGAGAGAAAGCATCGGCTTGAGGAGGGACATGGTCACGCGGAGAAGCTATTTTTGGAGAAGGTCTGGTATCCTGCTTTCCGAAATTTCGATGATCTTCAAGGAGAGTATGAGGTAGCAGATTTCAAAGACGGATCACGATTCTTGGATTTTGCATTCATTCAGTATCCAATTAAACTTGCGATCGAGATAGATGGGTACGGTGCTCACTCCTCCAAAGTCACTCGTTGGCAGTTCGCCGACTCACTCATGCGACAAAATCATCTTATCATCGACGGTTGGCAAATTCTTCGATTCTCATATGATGAAGTGATCGAAAGACCGCGGATGTGCGAGCAAACACTGCAGCAATTTATAGGCTGTTGGCTTGGCGGTACGCGTTCTTCGACCAGCGGCGTCGACGATCTCATCGAAGCCGAGATTCTCCGCCATGCCTTGCGTCTCGACCGGCCGCTGCGTCCATGTGATGTGATGGAACTGCTGAATCTTAGCAGAATAAAAGCGTATCGTGTGTTACACCACCTGCTGCAGAAGAAAGTATTACTCCCAGCAGGGAAGGGGACGCAAACTATACGTGGATTTCTTGTCAATCAACAAGAAATTTATCAACGAGAGTAACAATTTGCGACTCTCAGCTTCATAATAGCTTCGTTTTACTGCTGAGAGTTTGATTTTTGAACTCTCAGCTACCAGAAGCTTCTGTCAGAGGTTTGTCCCGCCGCTGAGAGTAGCAATTTGCGACTCTCAGCTTCATAATAGCATCGTTTTACTGCTGAGAGTTTGATTTCTGAACTCTCAGCTACCAGAAGCTTATGCCAGGGGTTGTCCCGCCGCTGAGAGTAGCAATTTGCGATGCTCAGCTTCATAATAGCGTCGTTTTACTGCTGGGTTTGATTTCTGAACTCTCAGCTACCAGAAGCTTATGTCAGAGGGTTGTCCCACCACTGAGAGTAGCAATTTCCGTCTCTCGGCTTCATAATCGTACAATTCAGCCTCTGAGAGTTTGATTTCTGCACTGTCAGCAGTCGATTGTACTTCTCATTATTTCTACAACAGTTGGGTGAAGAAAGCCAGTTGTGTTCCGTCGCCCACTGTCCAGCGCTGTGAGCGAGGAGCTCTTACTCAAGCAAAGCCACCCCCGTACCTACTTGCTCGCATTAAGCAGCAGAAAATCCTTCTTATTGTTCTTATACAGCGCCTTGAACACTTTGAAGTTTCTGTCATGTATAGCTTTATTCATTCGATTAGGCGTGTAACGCACGCTTGCCTTAATCAGATCCTTGGCGTCGCCGAGTTTGTCAATCCAGCCAAGGCCTACCGCTGCAACGATCGCCGCGCCGACAGCGCCGACGTTATGCGGGTTCTCGACGGTCTCGACATCGCGGCCGAGAATATCGGAGAGCATTTGGCAGGTGAGGGGAGCAAGCGCGCCGCCGCCGACGAAGCGGATCACCGATGACGTCTTCACTTTCTTCTCCTGCGCTTCCAGATGCCATCTGAGATGGTAGCAGATTCCTTCGAGCACCGCGTGAATCATCTCGGTCTTCCCGGTCTCGAGTCCGATATTGAAGAACATGCCGCGCGCATTTGCATCCTCGAAAGGGCAGCGATTGCCGTGCAGCCATGGCGTGAATATAACTCCGTTGCTGCCAGCTGGCACATTCTTGATCGCATCCATCATGTAATCGTACAAGCTCTCATAGTGCGATTCATATGCCTCCGACACATGCTTCTTCTCCAGATAGATGTTGATCTCATCGAGCGCAAGATGATCCTTAACCCATTCCAAACATTTTCCCGCGGTCTCAAGCTCTGCAAAATAGTTAAACGTCCCATTATTCGCGCCGACAATCGCAGCAATCATCGCCGAAGCATCTACGACTTGCCGGTTCACTACGGTTGATACCCAGCCGGATGTGCCCGAATAAATATGTGTGCTGCCAGGTTCGACAGCGCCAGCGCCAACACCAATGAGCGACACATCGCCTCCGCCGCCGAACACAGGAGTCCCTTCCGCCAAGTGCAGTTGAGCTGCTGCTTCCTTTGTAAGACGTCCGACCATATCGGTACTGCGAACGATACGAGGGAGGTGGGTCATATCGACGCCGTACATGCTGCACACGGTCTCGCTGAAGCGCTCTTTGCCTTTGCGAGTGTCATAGAGAAGCGCGGCGAAGGCGCTGTCTTGAGTCATTATGAATTCACCCGTACATTTGCAGATGAGATATTCCTTCACATCAAGCCACTTAAATATTTTGCTGAAGACGGCCGGTTCATTACGCTCCACCCATTTGTACTTCCAGACCGGGTCTTTGACGCTCGATGCAACGGCGCCTGTAATGGACAGTGACTTGAGCAGCTTGAACACATTCGCTCCCGCAATCTGCAGCCCATTCGCAATGCCTTCCTTCAGCTCACGCTTCGCCCGGTGGTCCATGTAACTCATGGCTCGTCGAACCGGAACTCCGTGCTTATCAACGAGAACGAGCCCTTGCATCTGGGCACAGAATGATATCCCTTGAATACGCTCGGCAGGGAGGCCCGATTTCTCCAAAACGCGCTCTGTCGTGATGCACATCGCATCCCACCAGTCCTGAGGTTCCTGCTCGACGCCACCGTTCTCCATGACATAGAGCTTATAGTGCTCCGTTGCGGAAGCCACCAGCTTGATCGTGTCCGTAACTTCAATGAGACAGGTCTTGATCCCAGTCGTTCCTACGTCATACGCAATTACATAAGCTGCCATGAACCAGCATCCTTTCGCACGGATAGGGTCAATTCAACTCAATCTAACTCAACTCAAAAAGAAAGCGCCTTTAATAAATTTCAACAGCTGCTCTGCCATAAGCTCATCCTGATCGTGAATATCTATGCCGGCGAACGTACGCAGCCGTTCCTTGTAATAGTCGCTAGAATAAGAGAATTGCAGTGTA
This window harbors:
- the cysI gene encoding assimilatory sulfite reductase (NADPH) hemoprotein subunit: MSDNHLLSSNSAPHSDVEAIKERSDYLRGTLEETLQDRITGSISEDDNRLMKFHGSYMQDDRDVRNERNRQKLEPAYQFMVRVRAAGGIVSPEQWLMMDRIAQKYANDTIRLTTRQSFQLHGVIKWNMKQVIQEVNDELLSTLAACGDVNRNVMCNPNPYLSEVHEEVYEWAKRVSAHLDPHTRAYHELWLNEEKVASSDDGVEQEPIYGKVYLPRKFKIGIAIPPANEVDVFSQDLGYIAIHENGRLLGFNVIVGGGMGMSHGDPKTYPQVARTIGFVKPEQMVDVAEKTVMIQRDYGDRAVRKHARFKYTIDDRGLEWFIDELQQRLGWKLEEARSYHFDHNGDRYGWVKGSNNNWHYTLFIQNGRVKDDGGYQLMTGLREIAKIHKGDFRLTPNQNLIIGNVSSQRKKKIDQLIETYKLTDGAIYSALRRNSMACVALPTCGLAMAESERYLPTLIDKLDLVMDEAGLSDDEIVIRMTGCPNGCARPALAEVSFIGKAPGKYNMYLGGGFAGNRLNKLYRENIGENEILSELRPILLKYAKERKDGEHFGDFCIRAEYVKEVHSGLDFHD
- a CDS encoding endonuclease domain-containing protein, coding for MNFQRAYQNWYEEQRVNAQGERKHRLEEGHGHAEKLFLEKVWYPAFRNFDDLQGEYEVADFKDGSRFLDFAFIQYPIKLAIEIDGYGAHSSKVTRWQFADSLMRQNHLIIDGWQILRFSYDEVIERPRMCEQTLQQFIGCWLGGTRSSTSGVDDLIEAEILRHALRLDRPLRPCDVMELLNLSRIKAYRVLHHLLQKKVLLPAGKGTQTIRGFLVNQQEIYQRE
- a CDS encoding xylulokinase produces the protein MAAYVIAYDVGTTGIKTCLIEVTDTIKLVASATEHYKLYVMENGGVEQEPQDWWDAMCITTERVLEKSGLPAERIQGISFCAQMQGLVLVDKHGVPVRRAMSYMDHRAKRELKEGIANGLQIAGANVFKLLKSLSITGAVASSVKDPVWKYKWVERNEPAVFSKIFKWLDVKEYLICKCTGEFIMTQDSAFAALLYDTRKGKERFSETVCSMYGVDMTHLPRIVRSTDMVGRLTKEAAAQLHLAEGTPVFGGGGDVSLIGVGAGAVEPGSTHIYSGTSGWVSTVVNRQVVDASAMIAAIVGANNGTFNYFAELETAGKCLEWVKDHLALDEINIYLEKKHVSEAYESHYESLYDYMMDAIKNVPAGSNGVIFTPWLHGNRCPFEDANARGMFFNIGLETGKTEMIHAVLEGICYHLRWHLEAQEKKVKTSSVIRFVGGGALAPLTCQMLSDILGRDVETVENPHNVGAVGAAIVAAVGLGWIDKLGDAKDLIKASVRYTPNRMNKAIHDRNFKVFKALYKNNKKDFLLLNASK